The Ornithorhynchus anatinus isolate Pmale09 chromosome 11, mOrnAna1.pri.v4, whole genome shotgun sequence genomic interval attagtatataataataataatggcggtgttGGTTAAGGGCAccatacgaagtgctggggtggatacaagccagcgGGGTCACTCGCTgtccctaccccacgtggggctcacggtctgtttcccccttttcccgatgagggaaccgaggcccggagaagtgaagtgactcgccccaggtcacacagcgggcaggtggcggagccgggattagaacccagacccttcggacccccaagccggggctccgtcccctaggccacactgcttctcgaggcaGCTGGGGCAGCGCAGCGGGCACCGGGCCCGGCCGACCCGGGGcgagcggagggggcgggggcggcgggcggggggcgggggctgagccCCTCGGGGTCTCCCCCGTTGCCCCAGGAGGGAGCCTCCCCGCCCGAGACCTCGGCCGAATTTCAGCGGGCCTGGCGACGCCACCTGAGGAGCGGGCCGGAGCGGTACCGGGCCCTGCTGGGGCTCGGCGGGGCCGGCCTGGGCCGCATCTTCCGGGCCGACGTGGGCTTCGGCCTGCTGGGCGAGCTGCTGACGGCCCTGGCGGACCACGCCGAGCCCGGCGACCGCCCGGCCGTGCTGGACGTCCTGAGCGGCCTGGCCCGCGCCGGACGCTTCCGCCTCAACCTCGACCTGCTGAGCTGCCCCGAGAGGGAGAGCTGCCGCCGGCTCTTCCGCCGGCTCCGGGACGAGACCCCGACCGGGGAGGCCCCGGGTCAGGATGACCGGGGGCTCCTCCGGGAGCTGCTCCGCCTCTACCGGGTCGACTGAAGGACTCGGGTCCCTCCGCTCCACCGCCCCGGCCCTGAGGGGCTCCAGCCGACCCGCCGGAGACCCTCGCGACCCCAGGAGGCCGGTCGGCGGGGGACGCGTCGGCCCGCGACCTCGACgatgagccgggggcggggggaaaccaCTTGGCCTCGTCCCCCAGCCCAGCAATAAACCACCGTTTCCCAAATGGCTCCCCTAGTCCTCTTCCCGGAGCCCCTCGGGGGGCTTCCTTTTTCACATGGAATTTGTTCTCCTGGTATTCGATCGGCCCTCACTGTGGGCCGAATGCTACTCCGAGCGAGGGGTCGGTTCAGATTAATTAGGTCGGATAggctccccgtcccgcgtggggctcaccgtctgagcgggagagggaacggggaatcgaatccccatttgacgctgaggaaaccgaggcacagagaaataaaatgagttGCCCCGGGTCCCGCCGCAAGCAGTTGGCGggaccggaattagaatccgggtctccggacgctcaggcccgtgctctttccactccactccactggttccctaaatttaaatttaatttaaattaacactaaatttgtttttaaatggtactggtcaagcgcttcctacgtgcctcagacccttctgagcactgggctagatacacgttaatcaggttgggcacagcccccgtcccattcggggctcagagtcttaatccccattttccaggcgaggtaaccgaggcccagagaataaaactgataatgatgatggcatctgttaagcgcttactgtgtgcgaagcaccgttctaagcaccgagggggacacgaggtgatcgggttgccccacgtggggctcacggtctccaaccccgttttccagatgaggcccagggaagcgacctgcccaaagtcacgcggctgacaggtggcggaggcgggatcggaacccaccacccccgactcccgagcccgggctctttccactgtgccgctCCGCtaagcgaagcgatttgcccagcgggtcgcgcggcggagccggcattcgaacccaggtccttctgactcccgggccggacgCGCCAGGCCTAGGGGACGGAGTCACAGTCGTCGTCATCacaatggaggagagggaggcgggttCTAGAAGGGCCGCGCTCCCACCGGACCCCCGTCCGCCCACCCCGGGGGGTCggggagccgaggggaggcccccctctccccgtctccgcGGGATGGGCCCGTTCCTGGCCGCCTTATTCCTGGGCCTCGGCCTCCGCGCTTTCGAGATCGTGGAGAAGGAGAACATCTTCGAGCAGACCCCCTGCCCGGCCTTCCTGCTGTTCGACAACACGGCCTTCCTGGCGGACATGAGCTTCGAGCTGCCCTGCCACTGCAAGCCCGAGGAGGTGTCCGCCGTGGTCTGGTACTACCAGGCGCGGCCGGGCAGCCTCCACACCAAGGTGCTGACGGACTTCGACGGGCGGGTGGCCACGGACGCCCGGCTGGTGCGGGCGGGCAGCGACGTGCTGACCCGCTTCAGCATCCGCCTCTTCAGCCTGGTGGTGTTCCGGGCCCAGCCCGGGGACTCGGGCCTCTACCTGTGCGGCACGCGCCGCGGGGACTACTTCTACGGCTACGACGTGGACGTGCAGAGCAGCCGGGGGCTGGCGGTGGCCTTCAGCGAGCGGGGCCAGCGGCCCCGCGGGGACGAGGTGCGGGGCCCGCTGCGCCTCTTCACCACCTTCTGGGAGTGGACGCGCTGCGACCGGTGCGGCGTGCCCGGGGAGCAGTGGCGGCTCGGCCTGTGCTACCTGCAGGGCTCGGGCCTCTCGGCCCGCTACCGCAAGAGCCTCCCGGACGTGGTGTCGTGCGGGTCCCGCGCGGTGCCCCGGGAGCTGAGGGAGacggcccggggccggccgcccGAGCTGGTGATCCGCCGCTGCCGGGCGCCCTGCCCCACGAAGCCGCCCCGCCGGAGCCGGCCGGGCCTCTCCGACGTCGTcgccggggcgggcggccggcccccggcccccgaggtgCCCGTGCAGTTCCACCGGCAGCGGCTGGGCCACGGGCTGATCCTGACgtgccccggggcccggccggagcACGCCGTGGCCTGGGACAAGGGCGGCCTGCGCCTCTACCTCGCCCGCTACCTGGTCGGGGTCAACCGGTCCATGCGCGTCTTCATCGACCACGGCCACCAGCTGCACATCCGCTTCGCCCGGCTGGACGACCGGGGCCTGTACCGCTGCTGGCTCCAGGGCACGCCGGCGGCCGGCTTCCGGCTGGCCGTGGTGTCCGGGGGCCGCCACCGGGCCTCGCTCTCCGACCCGGACACCCGCTACGCCCTGCAGGCCGCGCTCCTCTGCTACCTGCTCATCACCGCCGTCTTCGTCCTCGTCCAcctctgccgctgctgctgctcctattGTCCCTGCTGCCCCTGGCGGtagcccctccgcccccgggccgcccctcgccctacccgcccccccccccccccttggcgaAGCCGACCGCCCCCCGCTTGCCGCTCCGCCCCCAGCCTccgggcccctgccccctgcccgtgGCCCCCACACCGGCCGTTCGCCGCGTTGATTAAACCGCGTCGATCGAACGTCCGGGGCAACCTcgctccccgccgcccgcgcccCGGGACGGAGCCGACCGCCTGCTGTCCGCCGTGCCCCACGGGGCGGGACCGGGCATGGGGGGAGAGCGTagcatggtgtttgtgaagcgcttactgtgcccccggaaccgtactgagcgccggagcggatgcaagcaaatcgggttggacgcggtcccgctTAGGGCTCGCCGTCTCCAACCCCAgtcttacggatgaggtcactgaggcacagagaagtgaagggagttgcccagGTACGGGTGGGGGGCTTGAGCTGGGGGGGTGTGCACGACGCACGGGGCAACCGCCTCCCTCCGCCTCGTTTTTTCCGGTCGACCCCCCGAGGGCCAGCGGCcccagcggggagggggccggagggggcttgTTACCCCCCCCGGGTCCCGCCACCCCTGACCTGGCCGgcagccgttcattcattcgatcatatttattgagcgccttactgtttgcagagcgctgtactgagcgtgtgggggagtacagtacaacaataaacaattccctgtccacaacgagcttacggtctagaggaccgtACGGTCCagtcccctccccgccactgTCCTCCTCAGTGACCCCGCCCTTCTAGAAGCTCAGGCCAcaggcttcatttctctggaggtTTGGAGGTTAAAGGGAAgaggggacacccccccccccccccgcccccaagcccgTGGCCAGGGGTTGGGCTGGGCTGTGGTTTAGTGcaggtaataatcatgataatcgtgctattcgttaagtgcttactaggtgccgggcaccgtactaagcactgggggagataataagatcatcgggttggacgcggtccctgtcccgtatgggactcaccgtcctcccgctttgcagatgaggaaaccgaggcccagagaagtgaggtgacctgcccaaggtcacacaacagacgaggggcagagccgggatgagaacccaggtcctctgactcccagacccgggccctttcctcgaggccacgctgcttctcagagcgtgGCCAACGTCCCTTCCCCCACATCgcttcccccaactccctaccTAGCCTAGGGTCccaggatggtgggggggggaccAGGTTCAGGGGTGAAACACAGTGGACAGGGACGAGGtcagggggtcggggggctgccATCTGGGTCTGGGAGGGGCAAGGATTGGGCTTGGAGTGGGAAACGTGGAGGGAagtggtgggagaaggaggggcgACAGGGAACaacgggaagggggaagaggacccGGTGAACAACTGGAGATGGGCACGGGTGTCCCGGCTCCTCTCCAGGTCCCTCGGTTCCCCTGATCTGTCCCAAGACCccaaagtccttgggagaggccGTGACGCCCCCAGGGAGGGCTAGACAGCGGCTCCCCTGACCCGGCTGCTAGTGtgtccccctcccacttccctggacccttctctttcccccattccccccaatccttctcttcccttcctttatctcttctctctgccccgcccttcccttttctctccgttcctctcctctccttttctatctctcgctctctctccggATGAACCTCTCAGACCTTCTTGGTGACCTTCCCGACTTCCCTCACAGCGTGGCCTGGGGCTACTGCCTCCATAGTCACCCCAACTCCAGTCTGCTCCTTGcttccatctctctttttttaataggATGGGTTAAATGCTTACCGTATGCCGGCCACTGTATTCAGCAACgggggattgataataatgacgatatttgttaagcgcttactatgtgtcagggactgttggaagatgatcagactggacacagtctgtgtcccacgtgggactccccattttacagatgaggttcctgcaGCACGgagcggtgacttgcccaagatcaggcagcagacgtggggtggagctgggattagaacccgggtccttccgactcccgggcccgctgcttctctattgctctACCTCGATTTCGTTTCCACTTCCACCCCCAGGAGGCCCTCCGTGCTCTTCTCAGCACCCACCGAGACCTCCGGGCACGCTCCGGGCTGGAGCGCGGCCACCTCTGGGGTGGAGCGGAGTAATGGCCACACAACGACGTGGCACAGAGATGCAGGGAGGAGGCGCCTAGGGGAAGGTAGTCCAGCTGGGACTACATTTCCCACCCTTGCCAGCCCTCCGGGCtacatgggggtggggagagactgggtcTAGGGTCCCGCGACTCCAGGACGGGCCCACTGTGCGTCGTGGTCAGAGGAGACCGAACCCAGCCTCGACTTCCCTCTGGGTCCCGCTGCCTAGGCTGACAGCATCGCGCGGCCCCTGGGTGTCAAGGCAACGGGTGCCGTAGAAACAGgatgatttggggggggggcctTTGGAAGGGAGGTCCTCCAAACCTCCTCAGGACCATCCCCTTGTGGTGAGCTAGCTGgtggtgtcataataataatggtggtatctgttaagcgcttactatgtgcagagcaccgttctaagcgctgggggggggggaggtacagggtgatcagattgtcccacgtggggctcccggttttaatccccattttacagatgaggtatctgaggcacagagaagttaagtgacttgcccaaagtcacacagctagcaagtgccTCCGCTAATTTgattaattactataattatggtatttgttaataataataataataatgttggtatttgttaagcgcttactacgtgccgagcaccgttctaagcgccggggtagacgtaggggaatcgggtcgtcccacgtggggctcccggtcttcatccccattttccagatgagggaaccgaggcacagagaagtgaagcgactcgcccacggtcacacagccgacaagtggcagagccgggattcgaactcatgagccctgactccgaagcccgtgctctttccactgagccaagcttactacgtgcagggcactgctctaaggggaggataaaaggtgatcaggtcgtcccacgtgaggctcacagtcttcatccccattttgcagatgaggtcactgtggcacagaggaagggaagtgacttgcccacagtcacacagcggacaggttttagttaatgtcggtatttgttaagcgcttactgtgtgcagagcactgttctgagcgctgggggagagacagggtcatcaggttgtcccacgtggggctcgcagtcttcatccccgttttaccgttgaggtaactgaggcacagaaaagtaaagaagaagaagcagcgtggctcagtggaaagagcccgggctcgggagccagaggtcacgggttcgaatgcaggctatgccacctgtcagctgtgtgactgcgggcgagtcgctttacttctctgtgcctcagttccctcatctgtaaaacggggatgaagaccgggagcctcacgtgggccgacccgacgaccctgtctctccccccgcgcttagaacagtgctctgcgtataggaagcgcttaacaaataccaacattattaacgttattattcaagtggcctgcccaaagtctcacagctgacaagtggtggagccgggattagaacccacgacccgtaatactaatggtatttgtgaaatgctttttATGTGTTCCCCGTGGGACGGTACTCGCTCCCCGTGGCCCGGCTTCCCCTACCCCCGCTCGCGGGCCCAGCGTTCGCCCCGTTACCTCTccggaccgtgagctcactgcgggcaggaatgtgtctgcttgttgttcccaaaggtttagtacggTGTTTCGCACCCCGTAAGCTCGCGAAGAgcttggttcgttcattcattcactcaatagtatttattgagcgcttactacgtgcagagcgccggactgagcgcttgcaatggacagatcggcaacagatagggacggtccctgcccttggacgggcttacggtcgcaTCGGGGGAGCTGGATACGGCGTCCCGCACACGTTAGGCGTTCAGTAGACAGCGCCGGTCGACTGGGGGGAATGGCGAGGCCAGGTTCTACCcccgtgctcagtggaaagagcctggccttgggagtcgggggccatgggttcgaatcccggctctgccactcggcagctgggtgactgtgggcgagtcacttcacttctctgggcctcagtgacctcatctgtaaaatggggattaactgcgagcctcacgtgggacagcctgatgaccctgtatttaccccagcgctcagaacggtgctctgcacatagtaagcgcttaacagataccagcgttattattaacattattattccccgccCCCAGGGCGCCCCCGGGGAGTGGACTGGGGCTTCCGGCCTCTGTCCAGTTCTCATGTCCGCCCCaacttccccacccccgccatcatCAGCTTTTCCAGGGGTTACCAGGCCTCTTTctgggctcccccgccccccagtcgcTCCTTTAGTGACGGAGACCAAgtagggagggagcagaagcagcctagcctagtggacagggcgcAGGCCTGGCagttaaaagacctgggttcgaaagcCGGATCTGCCATCTgtccgccgtgtggccttgggcagggcgctttacttctctgtgcctcagttacctcatctgtaaaatggggattgagacggtgacccagtgtgggacagggaccgggtccaaccccagTTCATCAttgtcttcaaaaccttatcgaaggcccatctcctccaagaggccttccccgactaaactccccctttcctcttctcccgctccctctggcgtcgccctgacttgctccctttgttcatcccccctcccagccccacaccacccaTGTCCGTATTtatcatttattgatattaaagtccaactccccccccccccccccaatctagactgtaagctcattacagctgtgtgactgtaggcaagtcacttcacttctctgtgcctcagttacctcctctgtaaaatggggatgaagaccgggagccccacgtgggacaacccgattcccctgtgtctcccccagcgcttagaagggtgctcggcacatagtaagcgcttaacagataccaacattattattattattattattattattgtgggaagagaaggtgtctgtttactgttgtactgtactctcccaagcgcttactacagtgctctgtccacagtaagctctcaataaaaatgaacggatgaattaattaataaatcagGGGCACGATAGCCACCACGGGCGGGACACTTCACTTCGGAAGATGGGAGACCGGGAAGGGCTACTGTCCAGAGAagaagtggggatggggagggaccaaggaggtgagttggaaagcGGCCCAAGAAAACGGGGAAGTGATGGAGGCcgagcagggagggagcagaagcggcatagcctagtggatagggcacaggcctggcggTTAGAAGACGTGGGTTCGAAAGCCGGATCTGCCATCTGTCCgcagcgtggccttgggcaagacgctttacttctctgtgcctcagttacctcatctgtaaaatggggattgagacggtgacccaatggggggcagggactgtgtccacccccagttacctcgtatctaccccagcgcttagtggagtgcctggcacataggcaatGCTTaccagatactacaattattattattatttattcccgaGAGCGTCCCCTGGGAGCGG includes:
- the CCDC103 gene encoding coiled-coil domain-containing protein 103 — protein: MSGSDDGLDFQALERELQAALAADEKYRRENAAKFRAVHQKVASYEEFRDIVLASHLRPLERKDKTGGPRTAPWNSHATRAGPSPEPSLELSQEGASPPETSAEFQRAWRRHLRSGPERYRALLGLGGAGLGRIFRADVGFGLLGELLTALADHAEPGDRPAVLDVLSGLARAGRFRLNLDLLSCPERESCRRLFRRLRDETPTGEAPGQDDRGLLRELLRLYRVD
- the FAM187A gene encoding Ig-like V-type domain-containing protein FAM187A gives rise to the protein MGPFLAALFLGLGLRAFEIVEKENIFEQTPCPAFLLFDNTAFLADMSFELPCHCKPEEVSAVVWYYQARPGSLHTKVLTDFDGRVATDARLVRAGSDVLTRFSIRLFSLVVFRAQPGDSGLYLCGTRRGDYFYGYDVDVQSSRGLAVAFSERGQRPRGDEVRGPLRLFTTFWEWTRCDRCGVPGEQWRLGLCYLQGSGLSARYRKSLPDVVSCGSRAVPRELRETARGRPPELVIRRCRAPCPTKPPRRSRPGLSDVVAGAGGRPPAPEVPVQFHRQRLGHGLILTCPGARPEHAVAWDKGGLRLYLARYLVGVNRSMRVFIDHGHQLHIRFARLDDRGLYRCWLQGTPAAGFRLAVVSGGRHRASLSDPDTRYALQAALLCYLLITAVFVLVHLCRCCCSYCPCCPWR